agactaagaaggaagaccaagattgtgggggagctgtgttatttgtttttatgtctATGTTATTTCAATTGCACCACTTGTTGCAATTccttgttatccatgttttcagacTGGCTAAGATTATGGGGGAGCATTTGCATATGCtatcttttgatattatgtACTAATTTGCTTGAACCCGTTTTTaggataatataagtatgttcttaaTTATCTTGAGTTGGTTGAATTAACATTTAGACATATATACTTGTGTTGTTGTGTGTGGTTTGTTCTTGTCTTCTATCTCAGGTACTTGTGAGACGACGaattaaaaagggggagattgaaggtgtatgggaagacgatgctgtagcagagttgaagtagttcatgaagtgtgacatgaactactacatcagagaggaggttcgtgagaagcatgtatcaagaccgatgcattaaaagaagatttaatgaagagggacactaaaggaagacttgaagaagaagcaatcgatctaaagagaaaaaggaagattggcttattcgctgaagtaaaagaaatggaaagtttccattgggtagttagattagatctagggcttcctcaaagatatataagGAAGCCGTGGCACTGTGTTAAGGTTTAACACAtagggagagcttttagcaatagagagtttttgtacgtcctaagaaggagaagcaaagcatctaggggttaagagcttaggtggttcagagtctgtcttagatctctgaacgagttgactagcaaacaagtcgaggtttgtcttgagcttgtttgaatTATTGCTTTTAATAAGAAGTTGTAAGagcttttaaaagaataaatatagtcgtatttcttggatttgaataaccctgtactactgtgtgttctacatagcaTAGCTTGTTTGTCTTACATTAACAGATTCCTATGTTGGAGTCTTGTCAAGAGTAAGACCTCATTCCTGAACTCAACCTCTCCTTGCTCTGAGCCTCTTGTTAATCTCTTTACGGCTATTTCTTGCCCGCTGGGTAATATCCCCTATAAAACAAATCTCATGCTATAGATATCTTTGACTCATCTAGTCATTTTTAGagtatttatataattttatttacctTGTAGACGGATCCAAATCCACCTTGCCCAATCTTATTTTCAGGGGAGAAGTCACCAGTTGCGAGTAGAACCATGCTTAGATCGAACCGCAGCATAAACTGACTATCGGAAATACAGTCCTCCTCTGCACAGACTAATAAAAAGAAACCTATGAGAAAGGATACATCATAAAAGCCCTCGTAGATCAGTTGGTTAGAGCACCACTTAGGAAGTGGGAGCTTTGAGTTAAACTCTCAACCAAAGCAGTCATTTTccaatttatatcataaaaccTGACTGAAAATAAAGAGAGCCTACCACTGGTTTCGTCTTTAGATTTTTTCAACTGACGATAAGCTCTGATCAGACCAAGAAGCACAAAAAGATGAAGTACGCTAGGAACCACAACTATCGCAATATTTTTTCCTGCAAAAATTTGCTCTTCTTTAATGTATGCGAATCTCAAATAGTTATATAGGCGGCAATGAACAtaactcatatttttttttcaaaccttTCAAGCTAGTAACAGATATTGCTTGTGCTTCAGGAATAAAAGGTCTAGGAGGGGCAGGAACTCTTGTTATATTAGCGAAAGCACCATAAAAGGCGTAAAGATCCCACCTGAAAAGACAGCTCGGTCGACAAATTGTACCTCCTTGTTTTCCCCAAAACATATCTCGAAAATACGTAACGCACTCTTCCAAACATCTCTTACACTCGCCTGAAGTTATGTCCGGTGTGCATTGCATCATCATGTAGACATTTGGAAACTCCACAAACTCCGCATTAACTACTCCATAATACTTGAGAACTGATACAGAAGTGTTGACGGTTGCAGCCTCGAGTGTTCGGTTAACGGTTTCTTCCCATTCTTGGCGGAAGAGGGTCATGTTCTTGGTGGATGAGTCGATATCGAGGGGACTTATGTCACGCGTAGCTGGTCCAAGACCGAGTTTCCCAAAAGTTGAATAATTTGTGGTACGTACAAGACAAGATACCTGGTCTGCATCATCATTGTCCCAATCGAACGATTTCATGCGATCAGAACAACTTGTTTTTATCACTCGAATGGCTTTTTCTACGCAGTTGATACAAGCTTGCCGCTCGTATCCTCTTCTGCAGAGGGCAACAGCGTGAACACTATTGAGTGAGGCGTTGTAGAATCCACGGTTGGTGATGACTTGAGAAgcaagagaggagaagagagagtCGCGGTTTTGGCCATAGCTACTGTTGGCGAGAAAGGTGTCATCTACGCAGAGGAAGCCGGCTTTAACTCCGTTGAGAGTTTGGAAAAGAAGGGAAATAGAGAGGAAAATAGTAGCAATGTCTTTCATTATAATTGTTATGAAATGGAGTTGAGGGCTATGTTAATTGTTATATTTgcttaagaaaatataaaggtCAATGAGAAATTTGTTTCTGGTGGAGGATTCATCTACTAGCTCATCCTCATGTTCACATATAGAGAGTCTTCGTCAAGGCGGTCAACGTACCAGTGCCGAGTTGAAATATTAATTCGTTGTTACCCTTTCAATACGGCCACTGTCTCAATTTTCTTTTCTGCTATACGTAATATAAaagtttgaataaataaaactcTTGGacaactcttcttcttttttttttgggctaaCTGAAATCTGATTAAAGAGAGGAGAAAAATCTAGTGAGGGCCCGAGCCCATCACTGAGAGTTTGGTACAGAGGGAATTTTTAACCCAAGCATCAGCAGGCCCGTTTACAGATCTAGAAACAAACGATGcgtagaaaaaagaaaaagaagaggcGACGATCGACTCAATGTCTGAAAGAACCCCGTAGAGCTCCACAGATCGTTGATTCGTGGTGATGGATTGTACTAATCCCTTGCAGTCTGACCGGAGCCAGATGGTGTTGATGTTGAGCGAGACCGCATGCCCTAGAGCCGCCCGAATCGCCAACGCCTCCGCCATGAGCGGAGAGGAGACGTGGAGTTGATGTTGACAACCCCTAGAGATTTCTGCTCCCTATTGGTCCTTGAATATCCATGCTAAGCCTGCTTCCCCGGAGTCTTTGTTCCACGCTGCGTCTGTGTTGCATGTGATGATCGACGGCGCTGAGAGCTGAATCGGGACCTGCGGTGGTTTGATGCGAGGGTGTTGATCGAGAGCTGTGTGGGCCGTCTCCCATTCTCGAAGGAAGGCTATCGCTTTTGAGAGGATATCGGGAGGGGTGTTTTGTCGATTCTCAAACTTCAGGAGATTGCGATTGAGCCAAAGACCCCAACAGATCCAGGGGAAGAGGTTAGCTGACGATCTCACTGGGGGGAGGTTTACTTTCAAGCAGGAGAGTTGTAGAGCTTCTTTGAAGCCTGAGCAGAAGCGTGGATCAAAGGAGATAGACCAAGGGCAAAGCTCCCACACCTTTCTTGCCGTTTCGCATTCAAACAGAATGTGTTCCAGTGATTCCTAATCCCCACAGCTTGAGCAGAGAGTGCGGTCAAGTAAGCCTCTTTTTCTCAGATTTTCTCCTGTCGGTAGACTGTTTCTTGCACACCTCCAAATGAAGAGTTTGATCTTGGGTAGAAGCTTAGGAGTCCATATGTATTTCTTCCAGTTCCAGTGATCCTCTTCCAAGAGTATTCGAGTCGATTGGAGTTTATCTGTTTGGGTTGAGAAATAACCTGATTTGGTTGTGTATTCTCCTGTGTTGTGTTTTGTCCAGATGTAGGTGTCTTTTGTACCCCTCACGCTTGGTCTAATGGAGAAGATGTGGTCTGCTAGCTCGGGGAGGAGTTTTTCCACCAGCGCTTTATTCCATTCCTTCGTCTCCCGTGACAGAAGATCTGCAACTACCAGGTCTTGATCTTGAAGTAGGATTGGACCTGAGGGCATCAAGTCTTGAGCCGGGCTTATCCAGGAGTCTGTCCACACCTTCGTGTCTTCCCCATCTCCCACCGCTTTCCCTAGATGTTTGAGCAGGAGATCTCTACCAAGTAAGATTCCTTTCCATCCATGAGATGAAGTTGCTGGTTTGGTAGTTTTTAGGAAGGAGACCTTGTGACAATATTTTCCTAGAAGCGTTCTTGCTAGTAGACAGTTGGGATTAGTAATAATTCTCCATCCTATTTTTGCCAGGAGCGCCTGATTGAAGGCTTGAATATCTCTAAAGCCCAGACCACCGAGCTGTTTAGGCAAGGTGAGAGTGTCCCATGAGGTCCAGCTGATTTTTCTGTCCCCTTCCTTAGGGTCCCACCAAAATCGAGTCAGTTCTGACTGAATTTGTTTACATAAACCCACAGGTAGCTCGAAGCAAGACATTGCGTAAGAAGGGATAGGGGACAACTCTTCTTCTTTACCTCGAAAGAGTCCTAATATCTAGGGCCCCTAAGCATATTATTTTTGACCTTGGAGCAAATAGTAGCAGATGTGTCCAGTTCAGGTAAGTACTCGGAAGACACTCCAACCTGAGAGGCTACAAGAAAATATATGTTCGGGTTTATGACACTTCCTTTGCCTACAGGctccaatctttttttttttaaatctatctACCTATCTATtctatatcaatactattaaaacagaagactTTTTTTGAGGTGCCCTTTTGTTTCAGTAATATTTACAGATCCATGCCACTGAAATATCTAAAACATATGCTTTTTATTAAATTCtgtattttctgatttttcttttatttatacagcataaaatcttttttttctttaaaaaacaaCATTTACGTTAAATTAACTGCAGCTTCTTATCCAAGGATATTTTATAGATTACGTCGAAGTTTCTATTGTTATAACACACTGATACTCATTTCTTAGACAATATATGTACCAAAtctttgtatatttataataatgcTCCATGGACATCCAAGGTTCAAAGTTTATTGGATTCtgcaaatgaaaattaaaaacaatacatTACGTTAATATTAGTGTATCAACCATTCATCACTTCCAATCAATGTTTTGATTACAAACAATTGCACCAGAAAACATACCTGTTGCGTTGTTTAAAATCACGAATATCGATCCTTTTTAATTTTCCGattcatgtttatatattttcagcatataaactaatataaacaataaacttatacaaaataaatacagATGCTTTGAATCCTCAACGGATTAACCAATGTGCAATATAGTCGACCAAATTATAGGATTTGCacagttttataaataaataaccaaaaatataaaccacTAAATCAAAAGCTAAAAATTTGGCAAATATACTAGATTTTCGGAAATTCCATACATAACCATATAGAATACACTAGATCATTAAGTACCAATCTTTTTCAAATCAATAACCATAAATATCTACACcattaaataaaaaacttaaatttaagtatataaactTGATTTTCGGAACTTGCTTAAATAACAATACCGAATATACTAACTCATAAATCGATATTTATATTTCCATATCTTAAAATATCAATAACAACCAATGAAAACAACAAACCGCAGAATTCGGAAACTTAAATCTATATCATAAAAACCcgaaaatttaagtttttatatcTTGAAAAAACTTGATTCGCAAGATATATGATTTTGCTAAACTAACGGCTTATATTCTCTAACAATATTAAACTGTGGAATATCCTAAAATACACTAActtttattttcctatatatACAGTTTATTTGTCTCAAAGCAAACACACAGAATTCAAAACGCTTCTTCTCATATAATGTCATCCAAAAAAGGATCGTGTACCTTGAAGCGATTAACAACTTGGTTGAGAAGCCGAAGTCATCCACGCCTGAAAACCAATCGATGTCGGGTTTGGTGAGTCTTTAGAGACAATATTTACATACAAAAAGGTAAATATTAGACATTTTTAAGTTTGCAGTTTATGTTTGGTTTTACTGACATAAACTTTTAACAGAGAAAATGAAGCATACACAGGAAACGCTTACCTTTCTGGCGTGAAACCATTCAAAACCAGTTAGTGTATTCAAGTGAAAGTAATCCCCACCTTCCGGAAAATAATAGCTACCGCAATCTATACAATCTgttcaaaacagagaaagaggTCAGTCTGAAGTTATTTAACATAGTCTTAAATCAAAACTCAGATTTAACagtacttatttttattttcccatGCTTTTGCACATATAAACATTCGAAATGGCCAAAATTTcctatattttcttattaaaaataaaaaccaattttACTAACAAAGAGAAAGGGGTCAGTTTGAAGGTAACTAACTTTCTGTATTCAGTCACATTACTAATAATATACAACTATGTGaaataacaaagaaaaatagCAAAGAGCCAAAGACGTATAAAACTGCATAAGAAAGAACTTAACTAGAAGTCCCTTTTTCTAATATGTATGACCTTTGAATTTAAGATTCTATATTCTTCAAAAAGTAAATCTTATTGAATAGGCTCTGAGTTCTCTATCCAGGTTAAACATCTATACAACTGATATAGAAAAGAAATTCAAATGGGAACATAGATACGAAAAATAGAGTGAACAAGATTTTTTTGTCATTTCTGTTCACCACTTACTCTATTGTAATTATGAAAGTGTTTGACATTCCTATTTTTTATCTGAAAAGGAAAAGTTATCGTTTATCAAGTAGTGAACATGAACTAACAATCTACAGGAACTGAAACGATTTGAATCCAAACCTTCAATGGTTTGCAATGTTAGACACTTTACTCCAGCTTTGATTATATTTCTGCCCGACCTTGCACAAATCaaacttttctttcttcataGATGCGTTAGACACATCATGTAGCTAATACTTCAACCGCTTGGATAAGATCTACAATAGGAGTAAACACATAAGTAGTCTGaaacaaataaacataaaaactttgaaatgaatataaatttatatctctgaatatattctaattttattttattcctcCTTACTTCTTTTGTGTTCGATGATGTTTTGacaggagaaaaaaaaacagtatttgATTTAATCAAAGATTCTTCAGACCCATCATAGAGGTACGACTAAGATGGATCTTTCTCAGATCGATCATCGGATTGTACAAATAAGTTATCAGACATGCAAAAAATAGGCTTGTAATGGGGAAAAATAGATCTGCTGGAAAGAAACTAGAAAATAGTTGTGATGATACAATTATATATGGATAAAGAATAAATAAGAGATAGGAGATATACCTGAAGAGATCTGAGAAACTGGTTTGACAGTAGTGGTgaatcgcaaaaaaaaaaagttttgatagAGAGAAAGTGTAGACTTTTCAGACAGATATTTTTTGAAGAGTAAAAAAAACTGTTCCGtttgcttctttttcttttgttacagGGCTTCACTTTTAATGAGCTAAAATGTCAAACATGTACCGATTAATACAACTATAGCTTTGTCCATTTAGATCAATACAAtataatttgttaaataaaCTCCTAAAGCACAATAATATGTTTTAGTCATCAAAGCCAAATGATTTAATCTAATTTATATTTggttagtttattttaaatatcttaaatacatCCAATGTTTGTATAATGATGGTTTATAAATTAGTAATTTTGAGATCGTAAAAATTTAGTATTGTTTAGTTCataataatcttttaaaaattaaatctcACACTCCTAAATTCATTTCAATTAGATTATACATATTGAGACAATATAATTGTCAAATATATTCGCTTCGTTAGATCACAAATTTTGtggataaaaatttaacattcttaaAATTANNNNNNNNNNNNNNNNNNNNNNNNNNNNNNNNNNNNNNNNNNNNNNNNNNNNNNNNNNNNNNNNNNNNNNNNNNNNNNNNNNNNNNNNNNNNNNNNNNNNAGCAGCGGCGACGTTGTCTCGATTATTGAACCAGAGAGAAAAACTAACACTCCTGACTGTAACTAGCTACtctaaaaagtaataaataccTATGTATCATTATCAACTATACTATACTAACCGATGGTGCTCTGATGGTAGGAATGCTTTGAACTGATAAGTAATTCATGTTCGAAATTACCCCACTATACTTTATCATTGTGGTCACACAAAtatggatctttttttttagcaacaagAACTTTCATTCAAACTAAAATGTTTTACACTCCTGAAATGGAGAATGAAGCAATAACAGAAACTAGAGCAGATTTAGCAACACCATCGGCCTCAGTGTTTTGAAAGCGAGGGATATAACAAAAGGAAATAGCATCAAAGTAGGGAATGAAGTGATAAATATCAAACAGAATTCCAAACAATTCTGGTCTTGAGTCCTTCCCTTTCAGCAGagtgatgagagagagagagtcagaGAGAATCACCAAGGATTTCATGTTTGAAAACGCAGTCTTCATGACCGCCAAACGAACTGCGAGGGCCTCAGCCATCAATGCAGAAGAAACTAGGGTCCGGGATTCGGACAAATGAGGGAGACGATCAAAGGATGGAGGTCCACTGAAGACTCCCCCCAGCCCGCATGCTTCGGTTCTGGCATCCCACGCCGCATCAACATAACACTTGGGAGTAGCAGAACTCGGGAGCGCCGGCAGTAGTTGGCGTCGGGTGAACATTATCAGCACTCTGAGGATTGTCTACCACCTGCGTCTTTTGCCATTCCATAGCGTCTCGAATTGCTTTGGTAACAATCTCTATGGCAGAGAATTTCCTGTTCTCAAAACAGAGATGATTTCTGGCCTTCCATAAGTTCCACAACACCCAAGGCCACAATGGTATTATCACACCATAAGGAGGAAGGTTTTGGATTGTTAGCAGGGAGGACATGAGCTCGTAAATGGAGGTGGAAGCAATGAGTACTCCGCTCTCCATAGATAGGAGTTCCCACACTTGTAGCGCCATTGGACAATGTAGAAAGACATGGAGATCGTCCTCCAACCCATTACAAGTTTACACGGGAAAGATGCAACGCCTCTCGTAGCCAAGTTCTCACTAACAGGGATAGCCTTCCTCGCCAATCTCCACAGGAAGTCCTTGATTTTAGGAGCCGTTTTAACATTCCACACAGTCTTCATCCAGTCTAGAGGTTGCGTGATAGGGGAGTTTACAGCATTCATCATTCCCACGCTATATCCTGATCGAGTATTATAGCGGCCAGACTTATCACACAACCACGCCAAATGATCAGAAGAAGGAGCAGAACTGGTGAAGATCCTCAAAATCTGACTCTCATACTGCAGGAGATACTCTCTTATCTTATCCAATTCCCATTGATTAGTGAGGGGACAGAGCAGGTCACTGACCCTAAGATCCATAGAGCAGACAGACGGTGGGCCAATAGGTACAAGGGGTTTTTCGCAGCTCAACCACGGGCGTCTCTCAATTCCCAACTATCCATCCGAGTCCTTTCCGCAGAAGCTCTCTTCCTACCAAAATACTCCTCCACCCATGGGACGCCACTGCCGGAGACTTGCAGTCCATAAACGATGAATTCCAAGCATACTTACCAAGTAAAACCCGAGCCACAAGAGATGTCGGGTCTTTGAGTAACCTCCATCCTATCTTTTCTAGTAATGCATCATTGAATGTCTCAATATCGCGAAAGCCTAGACCGCCAGCATGTTTCGGAAGGATTAGAGTATCCCAAGCAACCCAACACATTTTCCTCTTCTCCGGGTTCGCATCCCACCAGAAACGTGTAAGAACCGATTGGATCTGTTTACACAATGATAGTGGGATCTTAAAGCACGACATAGCATAGCACGGCATTGCGGCAAGAACAGCCTTGAGGAGAACCTGCTTGCCAGCACCGGATAAGAACCGCGATGTCCAACTGAATGCTTTCTGCCGGACTCTGTCCACAATGGAGGCAAAAATATCTCTCTTCCTACGCCCAAAAAGTTCGGGTATGCCCAAGTACTTTCCAATACCACCTTCCGCTTCAATTGATAGCGCCTGTTTTACTCTATTTTCACTTCCGGAGGAGTTCTGGCTGAGAAGGTGATAGTGGATTTGGCAAAGTTTATCTTCTGTCCCGACAAGGTCTCATATTGGGTCAGGATCGCTGCAAGTGTGGAGACGGTAGCCGGGTTTGACTTGCAGAAAAACATTGTATCgtcagcaaaaaaaaaggtgaTTCACAGCCGGACTGTGTCTCGAAACTCTAACTCCAGACAAAGATCCATCCTCCATAGCGTGATCACAAAGAGAGGAGAGAACTTGCGTACAAAGGATGAAGATATAAGGTGATAAAGGATCGCCTTGCCGTATTCCACGGGATGGTATAACAATGCCTTGTGGGGATCCATTAATCAAGAAAGAGTACGAGACCGTCTTAATGCAACTCATTACCCAATTAATCCATCGCTCCGCGAACCCCATGTGAGAAAGAACCGCCTCGATGAATCCCCACTCGAGACGATCTTAGGCCTTGCTCATATCCGTCTTTACCGCCATGGCACATCGTTTCTTTGCCTCCGAGGTTCGTAGGAAGTGCAATGTCTCATGAGTGATCAACACGTTATCGCCTATCGCCCTTCCTGCAACGAACGCTGACTGTGAGGTGGAGATGAGGTTTGGCAGCAGTGGTTTGAGCCTCTTAGATAAGATTTTGCAATAATCTTATAATGAGTGGAGCACAGAGCAATGGGCCTATAGTCAGAGACAGAGCGTGGTCCGGTGATCTTAGGAATAAGGCGGATATGCGTCTCGTTTTGCTGCGGGTGAAGCGTATCAGAGATGAAGAACTGCTTAATATCCCGGCACACATCCTCCGAAACTATGTGCCAATATGCCTGATAAAACTTAGCCGAGAACCCGTCGGGTCCGGGGGCTTTTCCTCCATTGATC
This genomic stretch from Raphanus sativus cultivar WK10039 chromosome 3, ASM80110v3, whole genome shotgun sequence harbors:
- the LOC108838120 gene encoding cysteine-rich receptor-like protein kinase 38; translated protein: MKDIATIFLSISLLFQTLNGVKAGFLCVDDTFLANSSYGQNRDSLFSSLASQVITNRGFYNASLNSVHAVALCRRGYERQACINCVEKAIRVIKTSCSDRMKSFDWDNDDADQVSCLVRTTNYSTFGKLGLGPATRDISPLDIDSSTKNMTLFRQEWEETVNRTLEAATVNTSVSVLKYYGVVNAEFVEFPNVYMMMQCTPDITSGECKRCLEECVTYFRDMFWGKQGGTICRPSCLFRWDLYAFYGAFANITRVPAPPRPFIPEAQAISVTSLKGKNIAIVVVPSVLHLFVLLGLIRAYRQLKKSKDETSVCAEEDCISDSQFMLRFDLSMVLLATGDFSPENKIGQGGFGSVYKGILPSGQEIAVKRLTRGSEQGEVEFRNEVLLLTRLQHRNLLM